The Apium graveolens cultivar Ventura chromosome 10, ASM990537v1, whole genome shotgun sequence nucleotide sequence GCAAGGAAAAGAAGTAAATTACACCAGTGAAGAGCGGCAGAAGCAACAACATTAACCAATATTTAGTACGAGAGAAGCAATAATCAGGATATTTTCCCTTGCCTAGATGGTGGCTCATCATGTGCTCCCCTTGATCTTTATTTCTTATTGTAATATCACAGCTGCCCATAATTAACAATCAGTACAAATCAGGGTAGATACAATTtctagaaaattattttaatatatttccAAAGAGGGCAGGAAGAATATTTTATGTTTTCTACAAAAAAATAGAGTAAAACCACACAGTATAGATGAATACTTTAGAAGGCTAGCAACTGAAAGTCCCGAACACAGGGGAAGGGTAGTAAACTTCACAATACTTGGTCACCTTGTCTAAAAGGAACACAGAGATCAATAAAAAGTTAATTCATGTTAGTTCATAACTAATAAAACAGGAGCTTAATATCATTAAGAAAATCATTTTTTAATGTCCATGTCTTTAAGACTTTTTTCGTTGGTGAAGTCGAGAACAGCTTGGTTAAAGGTGCCCCGAATATGCTGGCACATGAGCATAAGATCCTGGCACGAGTCCCTTAGCACCTCACTAGCCGGGACTCCTGCAAAAATTGGAAAAAAAGTCTCAGAGATACGTTGCATAGAAGTGAAACCAAATGTACAAGAAGAGCTAAAGATAAGTTCTATTTTCTTTTATAGTTCATGGGCTAATTTTTTCTAGTCTCGAACATGTTAACAATTTACCTAAAGTGTAATAGTGATATATGCTTCCTTCACAGTTAGGGAGGAAACTAGAAGGAAAAAGAGTCGTACATACTATGATAGATTGTAATTAAAACTTAGAAACGAAACTTTCTGATCCAGTATTGATAATTTAAAAGAATCATAGATGAAAAACAAGATATCATACTTGACAATTAACAAACACAAAATACAAGAAAACTGATAAAGTAACAATTTCGATGCCATTCTGAAGTCTGTCCAggtaatactccctccgtcccatccaattctttacattgggggATGGGGGCTCGGCACGCACTTTAAGCCTCTTACAATGTAGTTGCCTaaatttttttcttctaaataaaaatataatgttcaaatttttatacagaaaaagaaaatttaaaaataaattatgcaAATATACTTTATAAtagccttaaaatgcgtgtcaatCATGAGAAAAAAAGTGTAAAGAAATGAGTGGGGCGGAGACAGTATAAAAAACAATGTAACACAAAAAAAGTATGATCAATGACTTTGACAACGGAAGTTATTAACAACATGGGTGAAGATCACGACCCTTATTCTAGACAACTTCAATCAAGAGGAGATGGCACACATCTGTGATgtcaaaatcaaattttaatgaagtattttattattaaataaaaacaaaaaggaaatatAAAGTACAATTACAACCAAACAAGATCCATTAGTACAGATAATATTAGAAATTCAAGCTTTACCGGTAGTCTGGACTCTAATATTAACACGAGCTTCTGATGGATGAGGGATGCTGTACCCACTAAATGTAACTCTTGGACTGCAAGTTATAGAAATTACAGGTTGTCAAATATTAGTATTCAAAGTTAACAATGTCCTTGCTTATACATAACATTCAAAAAACACAATAAGGCCGCAGGAAAAAACTATTATGGGCTTTTTGGAGAAAATTAAAGTAACTTTTACAAAAATTTTGCCAACTTCTATGACTAAGTTGTTTTCAAACTACCAAGATACTACAAAGGAACATGATCAAACATGTACTTAATATACACTTATTTTCGAAGCCACACCACAGTATCCTACCATCATACAAAATGgaatgcaaagagaaagataaTATGTGTTAACGGATCCTAAGAATGTGCTCCTTTGAAATTACAACAATATGGTCACCACTTAAATTACCAATCAAGTTTAATATTGGTGTATCTGTAGTATGTATCATACAGCCTTTCTACTTCAGTCTTCAGGTCACATACACTGGAAACTAAAAATGATAAAGTAAATTAAAATGAGTGAAGATTGTCAAGTTTTTCACGAGTTATGGACTTAGCTTAAACATATGAGCACAAGGTAAGGGTGTTGATAGAGTAAAGATTGTAAcaaaatttatgaaaataatgTATGGCATTGGACAAACAAGTTAAAAAAATAgcaacttaatatatatatataaaaggaATGATTCTACGAACAGATACTAATTTAAGATGAATGAATAACTGGAACACTAGCTTTAAACTATTTAGAAAACTTCAAATTGCCAGCTCCAGATTACATTACTTGCACAGGTATCTGGTTTAATGTTTCTTAGAGGACGAACATTGAAGCATCTAAGAACgtgcataaatataaaataataataataataataaacggagagagagggagagagagagagagagagagagagagagactctTGGTTAAGAGCAAAACGGAGAGAATTAGCGAgggtatgatcttcttccgtcaAACTAAATGTTGATGCCGATGGATCCTCCACTTTTCCCAGTTCCATCTCTCCCTACTATTATTTCCCCAAActtaaaaccctaattttacaTATTATAAACGCCCCTCTTCCACCTTTCCAAATTTATTTATAGTACAACTGTACAAGCATTCTTCTAGGAAGTCGAAATTGACATTATCTGGTAAAAGAATTTTTCGGTGATTAATCCGGTAATTGATAATTAATTGATTTGATTAATCGTAATATTAGTCGGATAtgtttaataaaatataaaaataattaatttattaaactaaTCGTAATATTAGTCGGATGtgtttaataaaatataaaaataattaatttattaaactaaatatattaatttaataaaaaaattgtaGTGATTAATCGGAGTATAATTAAAATCGAATCGACAGAGTATATTGGAACGATTAATCGGGTGATCAATCGGTAAAATCGGTGATTTTTAGAACAAAGAGTATAAGATAAATATTTTTTACGGTAATATCTGTTTAAACAAATATCAACGAGCGAGAATCGAAACTCAAACTATCTCATTGTGCCATGAATACAATTTTAGGGGTCGTTTGGTTAAAAGTAATGAAAAAGGGGAAGGGAAACAACAGGATCCATTACGTTTATTAGCTTTTTTTTTAAGTTATTCCCTTTCACCTTTTTAATTATTGGGTTTATCTAATACACCTTAATCCTCATTCCCCGATGTCCACTAGTTTTTCAATTTTCTATCCCGTGTCAATATCCTAGCTGTTCCCTCTTATAAATGGTTACACCTCCTGCTCATTCACCAACAAAAAAACTATAACATCGAAGATGAACAAGTCGAGCAACCTTCCTTTCAACATTCTCTCAGGTAATTCATTCTTCTTTTTCCATCATTTTCTCACTCATCTGATCATTTTTCCATCACTGTAATGgtatgtttttgtgttttttttgcttttactttcttCGTTTTTGAACATTCATCGggtttaaaaaaaattatttcaatgTAATCAGTTGTTCATCTTTCATgtcatgtatatatgtatgtatatatttatatatatatatatgcatataatTTTTTGTCATTTTATACAGAAATGGCTCGAATCGGTACTTCCATAAGAAGTAGAAACCAGGAGTATATTCGTTTTATAATTACTATGACtaattgttagatataattgatgatagcTGGACATAAACTATCAGAAGTTtttatcaggacttatatcagcatttactgaagagtgacgtcattagtacttatatcagtacttgatgatcagcaaaTGCCGTCATCAGGATTTGTtacttcagtagatattcgaggaggaaaaggaaagcaggaattcaaggaggtgaaggactttatctcagaagcaatcatacatggatatatttccttattgtaatataataggattccttatttgattgtgtagttgtgctctatataaagcacagattagctttactagaaatagtagatacgacatcgatgtttagacatcggcatgtaatgAACCCGATGTTAAAATcctgtttaacatcggtttagAAAAAAGCGATGTTGAATACGAATACTGACATCAGTTTCACATAGTAGGCGTTGTCTAtgttcagaaattaaaaaggccaaatatatgcttttaactttgacatcggttaattttgttaaccgttgtctatggcctgttttaaaaaaataaaaatttacttaTCTTTTTCCCTCCATTTCAGTACACTTTTCccccctttaattttaacaaaaaaattctCCCCCCTTTCATTTCCCTCTTTCCAAAAGTATCTCCCCTCTTTCCCTCTTTACTCGCACACCCCTCGCACACccgactctctctctctcaaacatCGATGgcacctctctctctctctctctctatctcgaACCTCAACTTCATCTCAAACACCAAAACACCACGACTCTCCCTCGtctctcttctctttctttcttttcttgccACTCCCACTCGTAAACCCTAATTAGAAACTAGTACATAATCAACACTGAAATTGGACCTGATTAGGAACCAAATCGAGCTTCAAATTGGTAAGGTTAGACCTAAATAGTGGCTTTAGAGCTTGAAAAGGGTCATGGGTTTCGTTCTAAAAATATCGTCGAGTTCTTGTGTACATCCCTCTATCTccctcgctctctctctctcccccctatctctctccctctctgCTATACACACACTATATGTGAACACACACTTACTTCTTTATTACACACACATCTCTGCACTCCCTTCTCTCCTCTTTCGTACACATATGTGTACCCTTATTTTAGGGTTTttcaattgattcaatctttctcTCTTTCTCAGGCTGATTTCGAAATTAAGACTTGTTTAAGTTTGGGGCTTCATTCGAGTTCAATTTGGGCCTTTAGGGTTTGAATCAAGTTTAAGGGAACTCTGTCACTTGTGttatatatgttaatttttatatgttattgaaTGTGCAATTTGATATGTTGGTTGATTTCGTGTTGAATTGTCTTTTTTGTTCATATGTATGGATGTTTGTGTTATCTATATTATTGATCTAAAGTTCTTCTTATTGTTCCGATTGATTGATTTTTTGTCTAAACGTTGTTGATTTAGTTGAATACTGCAAGTTTATTGAACTATTGTTGATCTAAAAGTGTCGATCTTGAGATACTTCTACTTAATTAATATTGTTCAATGTTCTCAATTTGAGCAGGTGATAAGAACATTCTTGTTCCTTAAAGATAATTTCCAGCATTGATTGAGATTCAATTACAACATATTAACTAGTTTAGATTTGTAATATCATTGAGTGGTGAGGGAATGTGTACACAATGGAAATAAACTGATTTCATAATCAGCGGAAGAGGCTTCTTCCCGGGGGTACTAGAAAGTacatttaaaataattattgttaaatgtaattttaaataatttggcTTGTTAATTTGAAATGGGAAAAAACCCTTTACAGGCCCTGCCCTCATTAAGTAACAGGTGTAGAGGGAAGACAGATTTGAGAGAGATTAATGGAAGTAGTATGAGATAATTTAGAGAGAGAAGTGATAGTTTGAATCAGATTAGGATGCTATGAAGCAGTAAGGGACTTGACTCTCTCTAATTATAGGGGGATATGGTTGGGAATAAAGAAATCAGTTCTAGAGAAAAAATTTATCATCTGTAATACTTATTAAATtacttttaattatttttatgaaatctcCTGAATAGGTAGAATTGAAATAGTTGCAAGTTGTTGCTGGACCTTGTCCATGATAATATAATGTCAGCATTAACAAATACTCCGCCCCACTTTCACCCTTCCATTTCTGCAATTATTGCAAACTGAAGTCACTTGATCCACGGAGAAGCTACTTGGCAGTATGTCATGTATTTTCTCTTTGGTCCGATGTTTGTGATACGTTTTAAAATTGTATTCAGTATTTTTTTTCGTTATTTCTTCTCATAAAATGAACACTTATGGGAGGGGAATAAATGATTTCTTTCAAGATATAACTGGAGTTATTGTCAGAGCAAAAAATTATAGAATCATATTGTGAGTTACAGACTTTTAGAAGATCTCAATAATGGATTTATGCTGTAATGATCAGAAGCATGAAACTAATGACTCATCAT carries:
- the LOC141693828 gene encoding uncharacterized protein LOC141693828, whose translation is MELGKVEDPSASTFSLTEEDHTLANSLRFALNQDPRVTFSGYSIPHPSEARVNIRVQTTGVPASEVLRDSCQDLMLMCQHIRGTFNQAVLDFTNEKSLKDMDIKK